The nucleotide sequence CGCGCTCTTCGTGCACGGCCTCGGCGGCTCGTCGCAGAACTGGTCGGCGCTGATGCCGCTGCTGGCCGGCGTGGTGGACGGCGAGGCCGTCGACCTGCCCGGCTTCGGCGACTCCCCGCCGCCCGACGACGGCAACTACTCCGTGTCCGGTCTCGCCCGCGCCGTGGCCCGGCTGTTGGACGCCTCGGGGCGGGGCCCGGTGCATCTCGTCGGCAACTCGCTCGGCGGCGCCGTCGTCACCAGGGTCGCCGCGGCGCGCCCCGATCTCGTACGCACCCTGACGCTGGTGTCGCCCGCCCTGCCCGAGCTCCGGGTGCAGCGCAGCGCGGTGCCGACCGGGCTGCTGGCGCTGCCCGGTGTCGCCTCGCTGTTCGTCCGGATGACCCGTGAGTGGACGGCCGAGCAGCGCACCCGCGGTGTGATGGCGTTGTGTTACGGCGATCCCGCTTCGGTGTCGGACGAAGACCTCGACCACGCGGTGGCCGAGATGGAGCGCCGGCTCCAACTCCCGTACTTCTGGGACGCGATGACCCGCTCGGCGCGCGGCATCGTCAACGCGTACACGCTGGGTGGCCAGCACGCGCTGTGGCGTCAGGCGGAGCGGGTGCTCGCACCGACCCTGCTCATCTACGGCGGGCGCGACCAGCTCGTGTCGTACCGCATGGCCCGCAAGGCGTCGCGTTCGTTCCGCGATTCCCGGCTCCTGACACTTCCGGACGCCGGACATGTCGCCATGATGGAATACCCGGACCTGGTCGCCAAAGCCTTCCGGGACCTCATCACTTCGACCGACACTTCGACCGACGACGTCAGGGGCTGATCCGGGGCGTGGGACGACACAGCCGCAAGGGCCCGGTTTCCCCGGGCCCGCAGAGCGGTACGCCGGGCACGGCGGCCGGTTCGGCCACCGGCGGCGACCGGCGCGAGCGCCCCGCCGGCCCGTTGGAACCGAGCACTCCTTTCGACCCGTTCGGTCCCGGTCAGCACACCGCCGTCGGTCACGGCGCGCCGCAGGTGCGCGGCGGCCATCCCGAACAGCGTGAGCCCGGCGGCGGTTGGGGTTCGGGGCAGCGCTACGGCGACTGGCAGGGCGCGGCGGCGCGTCCCGGGGCGACCGCGGGGCGGGCGGGGGCAGGGCGGTTGACCAATCCGGTCACCGGCGCGCCGATGATCCCGGGCCCACGACGGGAGTTCGTCGACGCGTTCGACACCTTCGACGCTTTCGACGCGCCGCCCGTCGGCCGGAGTCCTGGCCCAACTGCCGCCGGTACGAAGGACGAAGCACCGGGCGATGCCCCTGACCCGGACCCGGCCCCCGACCCGGCGGGGCCCGACGAGCCCGCATCGCCGGGCCCCGGCGCCTCCGACGAGGCGCAGCCGGCGAAGGGCGGCAAGGGGCGCACCTTCACCGGTATCGCCGCCGCCGCGGTCACCACCGTCCTCGCGATCGTCGTGGCGGGCCAGGTCGCCGACGGCGGCAAGCAGCCCACGGCCAAGGCCGACGGTGCGGGCGACATCGCCGCCAGGGCCGGTACGCAGACGGTGCCGCCGCCGCGCCCGGTGAAGGCCCCGCCGGCGGCCCCGACGTACACCCAGCTCATGGCCGAGCAGTTCCCGCTCTCGCCGAAGCTCAAGGCGTCCGGCCGCTTCACCCCCGTCTCCGGCGCGGTGAAGGCCCCCGGCAAGGGGGAGAAGTTCCGCTACCGCGTGGACATCGAGAACGGCCTCGGTCTCGACGGCGCGCTCTTCGCCGACGCCGTGCAGAAGACCCTGAACGACGACCGGAGTTGGGCCCATGACGGGGCCAAGACCTTCGAGCGGATCTCCACCGGCAGACCCGACTTCGTGATCACCCTGGCCAGCCCCGGCACCACCGCCGTCTGGTGTGCCAAGTCGGGTCTGGACACCACCGAGGACAACGTGTCCTGCGACTCGGCCAGCACCGACCGGGTCATGATCAACGCGTTCCGCTGGGCACAGGGCTCGAAGACCTTCGGCGCCGCCGCGATGTACCCGTACCGGCAGATGCTGATCAACCACGAGGTCGGCCACCGGCTCGGCCACAGCCATGTGACATGCCGCACGCCGGGGGCCCTGGCGCCTGTCATGCAACAGCAGACTAAGTCCCTTGATATCGACGGGATCACGTGCCGTCCGAACCCCTGGGTCTTCCCCAAAGGCTGACATCACGGACCCGGCCGCCCTTTGACAGAGGGGGTCGGGTCCTCCATATTTCTCGGCATGCCGTCCCGCCACGCAAGCTTCTGCGGTCACATCGCCATTGAGCTGACGCTCATCGGTGTGACGCCGCTGTGCGTGGCCGACATCCTCTGTCGCTGACGCCCGCCTCCGCGCGCGCCGGCGTCGCGTCCCGTCAGTACCCCTGCCTGGCCTCTCGCCGCGTGTGCGGGCCCGTTCCAACCGGCCCCACCCCCCGCAGTCATCCGCTGTTCCCACAGCACTCCGAGAGGTCTTCCGATGCGTCGTCAACCGTCCCTCATATCCCGCCGCCTGGCAGCGGCAGCCGTCGGCCTGGTCGTCGTCGCGGGCGCCGCGGCCTGCGCGGGACCCAAGGACAACAGCTCCAAGGACGGTGACGGGACCGGCGGCAAGCCGCAGAAGGGCGGCACCCTCTCGGTGCTGAACACCACACCGCTGACCGACTTCGACCCGGCGCGGCAGTACACCTCCGGCGGCGGCAACATCCCCACGCTCGTCTTCCGCACGCTCACCACCCGCGGCCCCGGCTCTGGCCCGGCGGGCAACAAGGTCGTCCCCGACCTCGCCACCGACACCGGCCGTCCCAACGCCGACGCCACCGAGTGGACGTACACACTCAAGGACGGGCTGAAGTTCGAGGACGGCACCCCGATCACCAGCGCCGACGTCAAGTACGGCATCGAGCGCTCCTTCGCCGCCGAACTCTCCGGCGGCGCGCCCTACTTGCGTGACTGGCTGGTCGGCGGCGCCGACTACCAGGGGCCGTACAAGGACCCCAAGGGCCTCGCCTCGATCGTGACGCCCGACCCGAAGACCATCGTCTTCAAACTCTCCAAGCCCGAGGGTGACTTCCCGCTCCTCGCCACCCAGACGCAGTTCACGCCCGTGCCGAAGGGCAAGGACACCGGCGCCAAGTACGAGACCCACCCGATCTCCTCCGGCCCCTACAAGGTGGTCAAGAACGAGGGCGACGGCGAGCACATGGTCCTCACCCGCAACACCAACTGGTCGCAGAAGACGGACCCGAGGCGCCAGCAGTACCCCGACACCATCGACGTGAAGTCGGGCCTCGACCCGTCCGTCATCAACCAGCGGCTGTCCACCAGCACCGGCGCCGACGCGTCGGCCGTCACCACCGACACCAACCTCGGCCCCGCCGAGCTGGCGCAGGTCTCCGGCGACAGCGCGCTCTCGAAGCGCGTGGGCACCGGGCACTTCGGCTACACGAACTACCTGGCCTTCAACACCAAGGTCAAGCCGTTCGACAACGTCAAGGTGCGCCAGGCGATCTCGTACGCCATCAACCGCACCAGCGTCATCAACGCGGCGGGCGGCTCGGCGCTCGCGGAGCCGGCCACCACCTTCCTGCCCGACCAGGAGGCGTACGGCTACGCGCCGTACGACCTGTTCCCGGCCGGCAAGTCGGGGAACCCGGCCAAGGCCAAGGAGCTGCTGAAGCAGGCCGGTTACCCGAACGGTCTGACCGTCACGCTCACCCACTCCACGCTGGAGGACCGGGAGAACAGCCCCACCATCGCGACGGCCGTGCAGGAAGGGCTGAAGCAGTCCGGCATCACCGTCAAGCTGGACGGTCTTGAGAACAACGCCTACAAGGACAAGACCCGCACCGCCGCGAAGGCGCCCGGCTTCTTCCTCGCCCACTGGGGCGGCGACTGGCCCTCGGGCGGTCCGTTCCTCGCGCCGATCTTCGACGGCCGGCAGATCGTGAAGGACGGCGCGGGCAACTTCAACCACGCCCAGCTCGACGACCCGGCGGTCAACAAGGAGATTGACGACATCAACAAGCTGACCGACCCGGCGGCCGCCGCCAAGCGCTGGGGCGCGCTGGACAAGAAGCTCGGCGGGGAAGCGCTCGACGTGCCGCTGTTCCACCCCGTCTACAAGCGGCTCGTCGGCAAGAACGTCAAGAACGTCGTCATCAGCGACTGGACCGGCGTGCTCGACGTGTCGCGGGTCGCCGTCAAGTGACCACGGCAGATCTGCTGGTGTCCGAGGCGGCGGCGCCCGCCGCCTCGGACGCGCGCCAGGTGTGGCGCCGGCTGCGGGCCAGGCCCTCCGCCCTCGTGGCGGCCGGTGTGCTGGTCCTGCTCGTCGTCCTCGCCGTCGCCGCACCGCTGTTCGCCGCCCTCGAAGGCCAGGACGTGAACACGTACCACGACGCGCTCGTCGACTCGGCGCGCGGCGGGGTGCCCACAGGATCGTTCGGCGGGGTCAGCGGCGACCACTGGCTCGGGGTCGAACCCGGCACCGGACGCGACCTGTTCGTCCGGCTGATGTACGGGGCCCGGGTCTCGCTGCTCGTCGCCCTCGGCGCGACGGTGGTGCAGCTCGCGATCGGGGTCACCGTCGGGCTGTGCGCGGCGCTCGGCAACCGGTGGCTCGACACGTTCCTCAGCCGGGTCACCGACGTGATGGTCGCGCTGCCGCTGCTCGTCCTCGGCATCGCCCTGACCGCCGTCGTACCGTCCGGGTTCCCGCGCCCGCTGCTGCTGATCCTGATCATCGGCCTGCTCAACTGGGGCGGTACGTCCAGGATCGTGCGGGCGCAGACGCTGACCCTGAAGGAACTCGACTTCGTGGCCGCTGCCCGGCTCGGCGGCTCCGGGCGGTGGCGGGTCGCGCGGCGCGAACTGCTGCCGTCGCTCGCCGCGCCCGTCATCACGTACGCGTCGATCCTGGTCCCCTCGAACATCGTCATCGAGGCGTCGCTGTCGTTCCTCGGGGTCGGCGTCAAGCCGCCGACCCCGTCCTGGGGACAGATGCTGTCCGGCGCGACGACCTGGTTCCGGGCCGACCCCATGTATGTGCTGCTGCCGGCGGCGGTGCTGTTCGTGACCGTCCTCGCCTTCACCGTGCTGGGTGACGGGGTGCGCGCCGCGCTCGACCCGCGCGAGGCCAGCAGGCTGCGGATCGGCCGCGGGCGCCCGCGCACGTCTTCGAAGGGTGCCGCCTCGTGACGCGCTATCTGCTCAAGCGGCTCGGCGGCGCCGTGCTCGTGCTCCTGGTGCTGTCCGCCGTGATCTACGCGCTGTTCTACATCGCGCCCGGCGACCCGGCGCGCCTCGCCTGCGGCGACCGCTGCTCGCCCGCGCAGGTCGCGCAGGTACGGGGACAACTCGGCCTCGGCGACCCGGTGTACGTCCAGTACGCGCACTTCGTCCAGGGCATCTTCGCCGGGCGCGACTACTCGTCGGGCACGGCCGCGCTGCACTGCGACGCACCCTGCCTCGGCTTCTCGTACCAGAGCGACCAGCAGGTCACCGACCTGCTGCTGGAGAAACTGCCGGCGACGCTGTCGCTCGCCGTCGGCGCGATGGTCGTGTGGCTGGTCATCGGCATCGGCACCGGGCTGCTGTCCGCCCTGCGGCGCGGCGGGATCACCGAACGCGCGCTGACGCTGCTGACCCTCGCGGGCACCAGCACACCGGTGTTCATCCTCGGGCTGCTGTTCCTGATGGTGGTCTGCGCCTATCTGAAGTGGCTGCCGTTCCCCTCGTACGTGCCACTGACCGAGGACCCGACGCAGTGGGGCTGGAACATGCTGCTGCCCTGGCTCACCCTCGGCCTCTTCGAGAGCGCCAAATACGCCCGGCTGACGCGCAGTTCGACGCTGGAGACCCTGGCGGAGGACCATATCCGCACCTTCCGCGCCTACGGCGTCGGCGAGCGGGCGATCATCGCGCGGCACGCGCTGCGCGGCGCCGTGCCGCCCGTCATCGCGCTCAACGCCCTCGACCTCGGCACGGTCCTGGGCGGGGCGGTGCTCACCGAGTCGCTGTTCGGCATCCCCGGGGTCGGCAAGACCCTGATCGACGCCGTGCGGGAGATCGATCTGCCGGTGGTGGTGGGGGTGGTGCTGGTGACCGGTACCGCCGTCGTCCTGGCGAACGTCCTCGCCGACCTGCTGTACGCCGTGGCCGACCGACGGGTGGTTCTGCGATGACTCTCGAACACAACACCGGGGCCGGGGACCCGGCCGAGCCGCTGGTCGTCGTGGACGGCCTGACGGTGGACTTCGCCACCGGGGCCGAGGCGATCAGGGCCGTCGACGACCTGTCGTTCACCCTCGAAGCCGGCGCGGCCCTCGGCCTGGTCGGCGAGTCCGGCAGCGGCAAGAGCACCGTGGCCGCGGCCCTGCTCGGCCTGCACCGGGGCACCGGCGCCGAGGTGGGCGGCGACGTCCGGGTCGGCGGTACGGCGGTGAACACCGTCCCCGAGCGCCAACTGCGCGCGCTGCGGGGCGCGGTGGCGGCGATGGTCTTCCAGGACCCGCTGTCGTCCCTCGACCCGTACTACGCCGTCGGCGACCAGATATCCGAGGTCTACCGGGTGCACACCCGGGCCTCCCGCAAGGCCGCGCGTGCGCGGGCCGTCGAAGTCCTCGACCGGGTCGGCATCCCCGACGCGGCGCGCCGGGCGGGCGCGCGGCCGCACGAGTTCAGCGGCGGGATGCGGCAGCGGGCGCTGATCGCGATGGCGCTGGCCTGCGAACCGCGGCTGCTGATAGCCGACGAGCCGACGACGGCCCTGGACGTCACGGTCCAGGCGCAGATCCTCGACCTGCTGCACGACCTGCGCAGGGAGACCGGCATGGGGCTGCTGCTGGTCACCCACGACGTGGGGGTGGCGGCCGAGAGCGTCGACGACGTGCTCGTGATGCGGCACGGCAGGCAGGTGGAGCGCGGCCCGGTGGCGACGGTCCTCGGCGCGCCGCGCGAGGAGTACACCCGCGCGCTGCTCGCCGCCGTACCGAGGGTCGACGCCGCCGTGTCCCGTACCGCAGCGCCGGCCGAGGAACCGCCGCTGGTCGAAGCCGTCGACCTGCGCAGGGAGTTCCGGCGCGGCAAGCAGACCGTCAGCGCCGTCGACGGGGTCTCACTGACCGTACGGCCGGGGGAGACCCTGGGCATCGTCGGCGAGAGCGGCAGCGGCAAGACCACCCTCGGCCGGATGCTCGTCCGGCTGCTGGACCCGACGTCCGGCCGGCTGACCTACCGGGACCAGGAGATCGGGACGCTGTCGGAGAAGGAGCTGCGGCCCTACCGGCGGGAGCTCCAGATGGTCTTCCAGGACCCGGTCTCCTCGCTCAACCCGCGCCGCTCCGTGGGCGAGTCCGTCGCCGACCCGCTGCGCGCCGCCGGCGTGCTGGACGACGCGGCGGTCATCGAGCGGGTGCGCGAGCTGCTGGAGCGGGTCGGCCTCGACCCGGACCGCTACGACCGCTATCCGCACGAGTTCAGCGGCGGCCAGCGCCAGCGCGTCGGCATCGCCAGGGCGCTGGCGGCCGAGCCGCGGCTGATCGTCTGCGACGAGCCGGTCTCGGCCCTCGACGTGACCACCCAGGCGCAGGTCGTGGCGCTGCTCGCGGAGCTCCAGCGGGAGCTGGGCCTGGCGCTGGTCTTCATCGCGCACGACCTCGCCGTCGTACGCAAGGTCAGCGACCGGGTCGCGGTGATGCGGCACGGCAGGATCGTCGAACAGGGCACCGTTGACCGGGTGTACGGATCCCCCGAGGACCCGTACACCAAGCAGCTGCTCGCCGCCGTGCCCGCACTCGACCCCGCGCTCGCCGCCGTGCGCCGCGCGGCACGCAGGGAACTGACCGGAGAGCCGGCCGCCGCCTGACCTTGCCGCCCGACCCCGCCCCGCCTGACCCCCCTGCGTGACCTTGCGTAGTCGAAAAGCACCGTAGCGCCACAGAACGCGCCCGGTACGCATAAGTTACGTGCATTCACCCCTTCCAGTGGTGCGACGGACAACCGTCCGTCGCACCACGGTCATATCCGCTTACGGTCGTCCCGCTGCGAGTCGCCGGATCAACGGCGGCCTTCCACAAGGGAGATCGGGGGTGTGATCGTGCGGATCGGACTGCTCACCGATGGTGGTTATCCGTACGCGACGGGTGAGTCCAGGCTCTGGTGCGACCGGCTCGTGCGCGGGCTCACACAGCACGAGTTCGACATCTACGCGCTCAGCCGCAGCGCCCAGCAGGAAGGGCGCGGCTGGATAGCACTGCCGCCCCAGGTCCGGCAGGTGCGCACGGCGGCGCTCTGGGCCCCCGCCGACGACGGCAGGACGTACGGCCGCCGCGACCGCCGCAGGTTCGCCGCGCACTTCAAGCAGCTCGCCGCCGCCATCTGCGCCGCCGGCGAGGACCCGGCCGCCGCGGACGACTTCGCCGCAGGGCTCTACGGACTCGCCGACCTGGCCAGGGAGCGCGGCGGGCTGTACGCGGCGCTCCGCTCCGAAGTCGCCGTCCGGCTCCTCGAAGCGGCCTGCCGTGCGCCCGGCGCGCGCCGGAGCGTGCATGCCACCGGCGTCACCGGCTACCTGGCCTTCGCCGACCATCTGGAGCGCGCCCTGCGCCCGCTGTCGCTCGACTGGTACGCCGACGGCGACGGCAGTGGCGGCGGGGACGGCGACAGCAGCGCCGGCGGTCTCGCGGGCGTCGACCTCTGCCACGCCGCCTCCGGCGGCTCGGCCGCCCTGCCCGGCCTGCTGGCCAAACGCTTCTTCGGGGTACCGCTGCTGGTCACCGAGTACGGCGTCCAGCTGCGCGCGCACTACCTCGCCAGCGGCGGCTCCGCCGCCGAACCGGCGGGAACGGCCGCCCTGGGCGCCCCCGTACGCGCCCTGCTCGCCGGATTCCAGGGCCGGCTCGCCGCCGAGGTCTACCGGCAGGCGGCCGTCATCACCCCCGGCAACGCGCACGCCAGGCGCTGGCAGGAGCGGTGCGGCGCCGACCCCGCCAAACTGCGCACGGTCTACCCCGGCATGGAGGCCGAGCGGTTCGCCGCCGTGGGCGAGAGCGACGACGGCGGCGACACCGACACCGTCGTCTGGGTCGGCAGGATCGAACCGGCCAAGGACCTCGTCTCCCTGCTGCACGCCTTCGCCGACATCAGGACCGCGCGGCCCGGCGCGCGGCTGCGGATCATAGGCGCCCCCGCCCAGGGCGCCGAGGCCGCCGACTACCCGGCCCACTGCCGCGCCCTGGCGGCCCAGCTCTTCCCCGACGAGGCGCCGGACGCGCACGCGGTCGGGGAGAACCCGGTCTCCTTCGAGGAGATCGGGTGTCCCGAGGCGCCCGAGCTCCCCGACGCGTACGCGGCGGGGAGCGTGGTCGTCCTGTCCAGCATCGTCGAGGGCTTCCCCCTCAGCCTCGTCGAAGCGATGTTCTGCGGGCGCGCCACGGTCTCGACCGACGTCGGGGCCGTCGTCGAAGTCATCGGCGGCACCGGACTCGTCGTACCGC is from Streptomyces sp. NBC_00370 and encodes:
- a CDS encoding alpha/beta fold hydrolase, whose product is MPSTDLPETLAATVAPRVAAVRVADGEKLRSVALPGLTLTVRARPATRAGLPPALFVHGLGGSSQNWSALMPLLAGVVDGEAVDLPGFGDSPPPDDGNYSVSGLARAVARLLDASGRGPVHLVGNSLGGAVVTRVAAARPDLVRTLTLVSPALPELRVQRSAVPTGLLALPGVASLFVRMTREWTAEQRTRGVMALCYGDPASVSDEDLDHAVAEMERRLQLPYFWDAMTRSARGIVNAYTLGGQHALWRQAERVLAPTLLIYGGRDQLVSYRMARKASRSFRDSRLLTLPDAGHVAMMEYPDLVAKAFRDLITSTDTSTDDVRG
- a CDS encoding DUF3152 domain-containing protein, with the translated sequence MGRHSRKGPVSPGPQSGTPGTAAGSATGGDRRERPAGPLEPSTPFDPFGPGQHTAVGHGAPQVRGGHPEQREPGGGWGSGQRYGDWQGAAARPGATAGRAGAGRLTNPVTGAPMIPGPRREFVDAFDTFDAFDAPPVGRSPGPTAAGTKDEAPGDAPDPDPAPDPAGPDEPASPGPGASDEAQPAKGGKGRTFTGIAAAAVTTVLAIVVAGQVADGGKQPTAKADGAGDIAARAGTQTVPPPRPVKAPPAAPTYTQLMAEQFPLSPKLKASGRFTPVSGAVKAPGKGEKFRYRVDIENGLGLDGALFADAVQKTLNDDRSWAHDGAKTFERISTGRPDFVITLASPGTTAVWCAKSGLDTTEDNVSCDSASTDRVMINAFRWAQGSKTFGAAAMYPYRQMLINHEVGHRLGHSHVTCRTPGALAPVMQQQTKSLDIDGITCRPNPWVFPKG
- a CDS encoding Ms4533A family Cys-rich leader peptide: MPSRHASFCGHIAIELTLIGVTPLCVADILCR
- a CDS encoding ABC transporter substrate-binding protein, producing the protein MRRQPSLISRRLAAAAVGLVVVAGAAACAGPKDNSSKDGDGTGGKPQKGGTLSVLNTTPLTDFDPARQYTSGGGNIPTLVFRTLTTRGPGSGPAGNKVVPDLATDTGRPNADATEWTYTLKDGLKFEDGTPITSADVKYGIERSFAAELSGGAPYLRDWLVGGADYQGPYKDPKGLASIVTPDPKTIVFKLSKPEGDFPLLATQTQFTPVPKGKDTGAKYETHPISSGPYKVVKNEGDGEHMVLTRNTNWSQKTDPRRQQYPDTIDVKSGLDPSVINQRLSTSTGADASAVTTDTNLGPAELAQVSGDSALSKRVGTGHFGYTNYLAFNTKVKPFDNVKVRQAISYAINRTSVINAAGGSALAEPATTFLPDQEAYGYAPYDLFPAGKSGNPAKAKELLKQAGYPNGLTVTLTHSTLEDRENSPTIATAVQEGLKQSGITVKLDGLENNAYKDKTRTAAKAPGFFLAHWGGDWPSGGPFLAPIFDGRQIVKDGAGNFNHAQLDDPAVNKEIDDINKLTDPAAAAKRWGALDKKLGGEALDVPLFHPVYKRLVGKNVKNVVISDWTGVLDVSRVAVK
- a CDS encoding ABC transporter permease — encoded protein: MTTADLLVSEAAAPAASDARQVWRRLRARPSALVAAGVLVLLVVLAVAAPLFAALEGQDVNTYHDALVDSARGGVPTGSFGGVSGDHWLGVEPGTGRDLFVRLMYGARVSLLVALGATVVQLAIGVTVGLCAALGNRWLDTFLSRVTDVMVALPLLVLGIALTAVVPSGFPRPLLLILIIGLLNWGGTSRIVRAQTLTLKELDFVAAARLGGSGRWRVARRELLPSLAAPVITYASILVPSNIVIEASLSFLGVGVKPPTPSWGQMLSGATTWFRADPMYVLLPAAVLFVTVLAFTVLGDGVRAALDPREASRLRIGRGRPRTSSKGAAS
- a CDS encoding ABC transporter permease, translated to MTRYLLKRLGGAVLVLLVLSAVIYALFYIAPGDPARLACGDRCSPAQVAQVRGQLGLGDPVYVQYAHFVQGIFAGRDYSSGTAALHCDAPCLGFSYQSDQQVTDLLLEKLPATLSLAVGAMVVWLVIGIGTGLLSALRRGGITERALTLLTLAGTSTPVFILGLLFLMVVCAYLKWLPFPSYVPLTEDPTQWGWNMLLPWLTLGLFESAKYARLTRSSTLETLAEDHIRTFRAYGVGERAIIARHALRGAVPPVIALNALDLGTVLGGAVLTESLFGIPGVGKTLIDAVREIDLPVVVGVVLVTGTAVVLANVLADLLYAVADRRVVLR
- a CDS encoding ABC transporter ATP-binding protein, which encodes MTLEHNTGAGDPAEPLVVVDGLTVDFATGAEAIRAVDDLSFTLEAGAALGLVGESGSGKSTVAAALLGLHRGTGAEVGGDVRVGGTAVNTVPERQLRALRGAVAAMVFQDPLSSLDPYYAVGDQISEVYRVHTRASRKAARARAVEVLDRVGIPDAARRAGARPHEFSGGMRQRALIAMALACEPRLLIADEPTTALDVTVQAQILDLLHDLRRETGMGLLLVTHDVGVAAESVDDVLVMRHGRQVERGPVATVLGAPREEYTRALLAAVPRVDAAVSRTAAPAEEPPLVEAVDLRREFRRGKQTVSAVDGVSLTVRPGETLGIVGESGSGKTTLGRMLVRLLDPTSGRLTYRDQEIGTLSEKELRPYRRELQMVFQDPVSSLNPRRSVGESVADPLRAAGVLDDAAVIERVRELLERVGLDPDRYDRYPHEFSGGQRQRVGIARALAAEPRLIVCDEPVSALDVTTQAQVVALLAELQRELGLALVFIAHDLAVVRKVSDRVAVMRHGRIVEQGTVDRVYGSPEDPYTKQLLAAVPALDPALAAVRRAARRELTGEPAAA
- a CDS encoding DUF3492 domain-containing protein, translated to MRIGLLTDGGYPYATGESRLWCDRLVRGLTQHEFDIYALSRSAQQEGRGWIALPPQVRQVRTAALWAPADDGRTYGRRDRRRFAAHFKQLAAAICAAGEDPAAADDFAAGLYGLADLARERGGLYAALRSEVAVRLLEAACRAPGARRSVHATGVTGYLAFADHLERALRPLSLDWYADGDGSGGGDGDSSAGGLAGVDLCHAASGGSAALPGLLAKRFFGVPLLVTEYGVQLRAHYLASGGSAAEPAGTAALGAPVRALLAGFQGRLAAEVYRQAAVITPGNAHARRWQERCGADPAKLRTVYPGMEAERFAAVGESDDGGDTDTVVWVGRIEPAKDLVSLLHAFADIRTARPGARLRIIGAPAQGAEAADYPAHCRALAAQLFPDEAPDAHAVGENPVSFEEIGCPEAPELPDAYAAGSVVVLSSIVEGFPLSLVEAMFCGRATVSTDVGAVVEVIGGTGLVVPPRNPKALADAVVGLLADDERRERLGAAARARAVELFTVEQNLAAFRSIYLEIVSHAPVRRPAEAVGADGAPLPFAHPAEGHVPSRWPVGATAGTTAGAGESDV